The genomic stretch CTGGGATGCCTCAAGGAGTCTCTCCTTGACCTTTTTCTTGGCTCTGTTAGAGTCCTTCTTGGGCATGTTAAAAATCACCACCTGTCTTTTGTTTTTAGACAGAAAGAATTTCATAACATGAAATATCGTCTTCTGCAAGTTTGAAGTTAAGTTTTATCCCTCAATCTGTCCACCTGATTACCTCCTTCTTCAGGCTGGTACCTTGAGCCAGATCAAAAACTCTCGGTTCCCTTTAGGCCCCAATATAGGAGAGGGGATGAGCCCTTTGTCCTCCAGCCCCTCGGCGGCAAAAAAGTCTTGCAAACGGGAGATGACCTTCCGGTGCTTTTGGGGGTCTTTCACTACCCCACCACGGCCCACCTCTCCTCGTCCCACTTCAAACTGCGGCTTTATCAAGGCGATGATGTCCCCTCCTGGGACAACCAGCTTTTTGACCGCCGGTATTATCTTGGTAAGAGAGATAAAAGAGACATCGATTACCGCAAGATCAACTAACTCCCCCAGGTCTTTAAGGCGTAGGTAGCGCGCGTTTGTTCGCTCCAAAACCACCACCCGGGGATCTTGACGCAGACGCCAGTGAAGTTGGCCATAACCTACATCCACGGCATAGACCCGGGCGGCTCCCCGTTTAAGAAGACAATCGGTAAACCCTCCTGTGGAAGCTCCCACATCAAGGGCCCTTTTCCCTGCAACCGAAATCCCGAAGGCCTCAATGGCCGCCTCCAGCTTTAGGCCTCCTCGGCTCACATAAGGACAAACCGGCCCTCTGACCTCTACTCTAGCCTCTTCAGGAACCAGGGCGCCGGCCTTATCAACCCTTTGTCCCTCCACGAAGACCTGACCGGCCATAATGGCCGCCTGGGCCTTCTGGCGGCTCTCAAAAAGCCCCCGTTGGACAAGAAGTTTGTCAAGACGCTGGCGAGACAATGAGCCTCGGACCTTCACTGCTTAAAAAATTCAGGATGGAATCTTTAATTTTGGGGGTTGTAAGTCCCAGTTTATCCCGAAGGATGGCCGGGGAGCCGTGTTCCACGAAGACATCCGGAATCCCAAGGCGCATCAAGGGAACAGAGAGTCTCCGATCGGCAAGGAGTTCGGCCACGGCGCTACCAAAACCTCCGATAAGGCTGTTTTCTTCAATGGTCATCAGACGATCATGACCCTGGGCCAGATCCAGAATTAGTTCTTCATCAAGGGGTTTGGCAAAGCGAGCGTTGACCACCGTAACCGAGACCCCCTGAGAGGAAAGCTCCTCGGCCGCCTTAAGGGCCGGCCAAACGGTGGCTCCAATGGCCAAGACAAGGATATCCTGCCCCTCCCGGAGCACTTCAGCCCGCCCGATGGGGATGGCCTTAAGCTCCCAATCCAGACTTACCCCCACCCCTGAGCCCCGAGGGTAGCGAAGGGCAATGGGACCTCGGTAGACCATAGCCGTGTAGAGCATGTGCTGAAGTTCATTTTCGTCCTTGGGGGCCATGACCACCATGTTGGGGATCAGGCGGAGATAAGAAAGGTCGAACTGCCCCTGATGGGTAGGGCCATCTTCCCCCACAATCCCCCCTCTATCGAGGGCAAAGATTACGTGTTGTTTGGTCAAACAAACATCGTGAATGATCTGATCAAAGGAGCGCTGCAAAAAGGTAGAATAAATAGCGCAGACAGGGATAAGCCCCTCAATGGCCAGGCCGGCAGCAAAAGTAACCGCATGCTGTTCACAGATGCCCACATCAAAGAAGCGTTCCGGAAACCGCCGGGCAAAGTCCTTAAGCCCTGTTCCGGTAGGCATGGCCGCAGTAATGGCCACCAGACGAGGCTCCTCCTCCGCCAGCCGGATCATAGTCTGCCCAAAGACTTGGGTGTAATCCGGAGGCCGAGGCCCTTTACGCCGCGGCCGGCCAGTGACCACATCAAAGGGACCTAGACCATGAAAACGTTCGGGTTCCTCCTCGGCCGGAGGGTATCCTTTGCCTTTCTTGGTGAGGACATGAACCAGAACCGGCCCCTCTAGTTCCTTGACGTTTTTAAGGGTTGGAATGAGCACATCTAACCGATGGCCGGGCAGGGGCCCAACATATTCAAAATTAAGGGCCTCGAAAAGCATTCCCGGAGTAAGAAACCCCTTAAGGGTGTCCTCGCTCCTTTTGAGGATATGAACGATCTGGTCTCCCCCGGGAAGATTGCGGAAGAAGCCCTCGAGCTCCTTTTTCACCCGAGTGGCCACCCTCCCGGTAAGCTTACGGGAAAGAAAAGACGAAAGGGCTCCCACGTTGGGAGAGATAGACATCTCGTTGTCGTTTAGAATGACGATGAGATTCTTGCGGATATGGCCAGTATTATTAAGGCCCTCGAAGGCAAGGCCCGCGGTCATAGAGCCGTCTCCGATAACCACCACCACCCGCCCGGGCTTTCCCTGGAGCTCCATGGCCACCGCCATACCCAGACCGGCCGAAATGGAGGTGGAGGAGTGGCCGGTGTCCAGGGCATCATAGGGGCTTTCAGAACGTTTGGGAAAGCCAGAGATTCCTCCATAAGTACGCAAGGTGTGAAAGACGTCTCTTCGGCCAGTAACCAGCTTGTGGGCATAGGCCTGGTGGCCAACATCCCAGACTATGCGATCCTGGGGGGCATCAAAGACATAATGAATGGCCAGGGTAAGCTCCACCGTCCCCAGGTTAGGAGCCAGGTGGCCGCCGTTTTCGGAGACCGTCTGAATGATGGTCTCCCTGATCTCCCGGGCCAATTCTCTAAGCTCTGGGAGACGAAGTCTTTTAAGGTCCTTTGGGCTATCGATGCGGTCAAGGATCCTGGTCATGCTCGTCTCACCTCACATCTTTCTCTCTACAATATACCGGGCAATGGCCTTAAGGACATCACCTCTGTCTCCCAAAGGCTCGAGGGCCTTCTCTGCCTCGCTGACCAACTTATAGGCCTGATCTCTAGCGGCCTGGAGGCCGAACATCTGGGGATAGGTGGGCTTGCCGTGTCTAAGATCAGAGCCTACCGGTTTACCCAACAAGGCCTCATCTCCGGTGATGTCCAGGATGTCGTCAACGATCTGGAAGGCCAGGCCAATCTTCTCCCCATAGAGCCGGAGGGCTCCCAGCTCCCGGCTATTGCAGCCGGCCAGAACCCCCCCGGCAACCACCGAGGCCTGAATGAGGGCCGCCGTCTTGTGGAAGTGAATAAACTTAAGCTCTTCAGGGGCAATTTCTCGACCTTCGGCCAGAATATCCGCCGTCTGTCCCCCCACCATACCGGCCACACCAGCAGCTTGAGCCACAAGGGAGATGGTCTCCAGGGCCGCCAGGGGCCCAACCCTGGCTACCAGCTCTTTAAGACTCAAGAGCTCAAAGGCCAGGGTGAGCAAGGCATCCCCAGCCAAAATGGCCAGGGCCTCTCCGAACCTCTTGTGGCAGGTGGGACGGCCGCGCCGCAGATCATCGTCATCCATAGCAGGGAGATCATCGTGAATGAGGGAATAGGTGTGAATACACTCCAGAGCACAGGCCGCTGGCAGATAGACCTTCAGGTCTTCGTTTTTTGTGGCCGCTGCCGTAAGAAGAAGGATGGGACGAAGGCGTTTCCCCCCGGCAAAGACGCTGTAACGCATGGCCTCAATCACCGGAGCCGCCCCACCCTCTGGGCGAGGGAGATAGTGATCCAGGGCCTCATCTACCAAAGCCTTAAGGGAAGAAAGATAGCGAATAAGGTCGGAACTACTCACCGGATTCCTCAGGAAAGGGGATAAATTCTACCTGACCATCTGGCTGGCCAATAAGCAGCTCTACCTTTCGTTCGGCCTCATCAAGCATCTGATTAAGGGCTCGCGAAAGCCTGATGCCTTCTTCAAACTTCTTCAGGGAATCCTCCAGGGAAAGGCCCTCTGATTCCAGCTCGGAGACAATCTTCTCCAGGCTCTGGAGCCCGGCCTCAAAGTCCTTCAGTTCCATGGGAAGTCTCCTTCCTGACCGAAAATGGTCTTAAAGTAATGAGGCTTAGGGGATCCACCCGAAGCCCCGTCAGTGAGACACCAAAGTGAAGGTGGGGCCCGGTTACCCGGCCGGTACGACCCACCAGGCCTATACGCTGCCCCCGGCGGACTTTATCCCCTTCGGTCACCACGATTTCTTTAAGGTGGCAATAAATACTGTAAAGACCTAGACCATGATTGATGACCACAGTGCGCCCGGAGAGATAAAAGTCTCCCGTCAAAACCACCTGACCATCGCCAAAGGCAACTACTGGAGTGCCTTCAGGGGCGGCAAAATCCACTCCCATATGAGGGCTTCGGGGTTGTCCATTAAGGATACGCCTAAGCCCAAAGGGGCTGGAGAGACGCCCCTCCACAGGACGAACAAAGGGGCCGAGATAAGGTTCCTCCCTGGTCACGGGCTTGAGGGCCTCAAGCAACCTGGCCCTTTCTCTCTTTATCCGAGCCAGGGTCTTTTTATCAAAGGTGACCATCTTTGGGGGGAGCTTAAGGTGTTCCTCAGGAAAGGTCTTGGGGATAATGTTCAGCCCCACCCTTGCCCGCTTCCCAGAGGCAAAATGTACCTCTAAGACGGCCCGCCCAGGAGAAGCTCCGTAGGGAACGGCCACAAATCCCCGGGCTTCGGGTCCCAGAGAAACCAGAGGAAAACAATGCTTAAGTAAGCAGGCCTCTTTTGCCCTCCCGGGCACCCTTAGCAGAAAGGCCTCGCCCGGAGCCACAGCAGAGGGAGCCTCTATAGCCTTAGCCCCGGCAGATAAAAGGAGGCAAACTATCAGGACTGAGATTCCAAAACGCGACATAAAACCCTGCCCTTTTTGAGCTTTAATCTTAGAAGGTCTCCCGGACGCACCTGATCCGCCTCGGTAAGAAGACGGCCTTGAGGCAGAATCTCTACCAGGCTGTATCCCCTGGACAGAATACCATAAGGGCTAAGGGCCTCTAAGCGATGCTCTAAGGCCTTAAGCCTGGCCTTCTTGGTGGCCAGATATCTGACTATAGATCGTTCAAGGGCAGAGGTGGCCGCCTCAAGGCGTAGCCTTTTTTCCACCAGACGTCGCCGGGGATCTTTGAGCCTTAGAGTAAGGACTTTTAAGGTCTGCCGGTGCCCCCTGAGCCCTTCTAATACGAGGTCTTGAAGACGTCGTTCTAAGGCCCTGAGGCGTTCTTTCAGCTCACCATGATCCGGAAAGACCATCTGAGCAGCCGCTGTAGGGGTCGGAGCCCGGTGATCGGCCACAAAATCGCAGATGGTAAAATCAACCTCATGCCCTACGGCGGAGACCACCGGAATCCGGCTCCGGGCTACAGCCCGGGCCAGGGCCTCGTCATTGAAGGCCCAGAGATCCTCTAAGGACCCACCGCCTCGACAGATGACAATAACATCTACCGGCAAATGAAGGTTAAAGAAATCCAGGGCCTGACAGATCTCGCCGGCTGCCTCCTGGCCCTGGACCCTGGTAGGGTAAATAATAATTTGCCCCCCCGGAAAGCGCCCCCTCGAAACCCTCAAGAAATCATGAACCGCCGCCCCTGTAGGGGAGGTAATTAAACCCACCCTGGAGGGAACCAGGGGTAGTGATTTTTTGCGGGAGGGATCAAAGAGACCTTCACGGCGCAGACGCTCTTTAAGCTCCTCAAAGGCCATCATCATGGCCCCGGCCCCCCGGGGCTCAACAATAGTGGCAATAAGTTGATATTGTCCTCGAGGCTCATAAAGGCTGAGTCTTCCCAGACAGAGAATTCGAAGCCCGTCCTTAAGGGGAAAGCGGACCTTTGCCGCCTCCCGGCGGAAGAGGACCACCTGGATCTGAGCCATCTCGTCCTTGAGAGAAAAATAGACATGCCCAGAAGAGGGAACGCGTAGATTGGAGACCTCTCCTTCCACCCACACAAAGGGGAAGGCCCCTTCTAAAAGATCTTTTAAAACACGGGTTAGCTCGGAGACGGTAAAGACCCGGGGCTCAAGAGTCTCGTCGGTCTCCAGGGCTCCTTCGGCCAGAGGCGGGGAAGGGATCAGGTTTTCCAGAGAATCCGGCATTGTTTTTCCGGGCCACAAAGCTTATAGTCTTTTGCCGAAAGTTAGCCCAAAGAAGATACTTAGTAAACCGGGTAAAAAAACCATGATCAAGAAAGACCTTTATGAAATTTTAGGCGTCTCTCCCGAGGCCACTCAGGAGGAGATTAAAAAGGCCTACCGGCGTCTGGCCCGAAAATATCATCCGGATCTAAACCCAGGAGACAAAGAGGCTGAGAGGCGCTTTAAAGAGATAAATGAGGCCTATGAGGTCCTCTCTGACCCCAAAAAGAGGGCCGAATACGATCAGCTACGCCAAGCGGCCTCGGCTCACACCTTCACCACCCCTGAGGGTGAAACGGCCTATGATTTCTCGGGTCTTTTTGAGGAGGGTGGTCTCGGAGGTTTTGCCGATCTGTTCGAAGACCTCTTCGGATTTGAGACCAGAAGTCATCGTCCCCGGCGGGGAGAGGACATCATGGCCCGGGTGGAGGTTGACCTGCGGGATGCCGCTTTAGGCCGAGAAATAGAGGTCGAGGTCCCCTACCGAGGTCCATGTCCCACCTGCGGGGGGCAGGGGCTGGATCCAACTGATACTGGCTCATCCTGTCCGGCCTGTGGGGGACAGGGCAAGAAGGATATCCGTCAGAAGGGAATGAGGGTGATCCAGATCTGCAGCCACTGTGGGGGAAGTGGTCGAATAAGGACAAAACCTTGCCCCACCTGCCGCGGAACAGGGGTCTCTGGTCACCGGGAGCGGATAAAGATCAAAGTTCCCCCCGGGGTCAAGGAGGGAGACACCATACGCATTCCGGGCAAGGGTGCCCCAGGAATAATGGGAGGGCCTCCGGGGGACCTGTATGTCCAATTTGTCATCAGGCCTGACCCCCTCTTTGAACGTCGGGGAGATGATCTTTATGTCAAAGTGCCGGTAGACATCTTTACCGCCACCCTAGGGGGCGAGGTGGTCGTTCCCACTATAGATGGTCAGGTAAAAATGAAGATCCCCCCGGGCACTCAGTGCGGCCAAAAGTTTCGCCTAAAGGGTAAGGGCCTCCCGCGGGCCAGAGGTGGTCGCGGAGATGAATATGCCGAGATCATGATTCGGGTTCCAACCCATCTCTCTCCGGAGGCCAAAAAACTTTTTGAGGAACTCAAAAGTAAGATCCACCCTTAGGACCGGGGAATAAAGATTCGGAAGACTGTGCCCTCACCGGCCTGGCTTTTTACCTGGATGTCGCCCCCCCAGGACTCCACCAGACGATGGACAATAGACAGGCCAAGGCCGGTTCCTTCCGGGCGCGTGGTGTAAAAGGGGTTAAAGATATGGTCCAGAGTCTCCGGGGGAATACCGCCCCCGGTATCCCTTACCTCCAGCCAGGCCCCTTCCCGGCCCTCATCAAGAGATATGGTCACCCTACCGTTTGGATGACCGTTGCAGGCCTCTACAGCGTTCATCACCAGGTTGAGTAACACCTGACGGAACTGGTCAGGGTCAAGTTCCAGCTCAAAATCCTCGGCGATAAGATTCTCTATCGGGACTTTCTTAAAGCGACCGTGGCGTCCCACCAAGGAGATGACCTCTTCAGCCACCTGAGCCGGATGGAAGATCCGACGTTTCCCTCGCTCCGGCCGGGCGAAAAGGAAAAAATCATCCGACAAAGACTCCAGACGCTCTGCCTCCCGGAGGATTATCTCTAGCAAGGGTTGACCTTCCACAGAGACCAGTTCCTGCTCCTTTAGAAGTTGCGCCGCGCCACTTATACTGGTGAGAGGATTCCTGATTTCATGAACCAGGCCATCGGCCATATGGCCTAAGGCTGCCAGGCGCTCGATACGACGCATCTGTCCTTCCCGGCGTTTGATCTCTGTAATGTCTTGAAAGATGATCCCCCTTCCCAAGACCTGACCGGAATCATCGGTAATATCAAAGCAAGAAAGTCCCAGGATGATCTCTCCCCGTTGCGGATGTTTAAGGGTTAAATCTTGACGTTCACTACACTCGACAGCAGCCATTTCCGGGATGATCTCTGCCAGGGGCCTTTGCTGAAAGGTCGAAAGAGGCCGGCCGAGAATCTCTTCGGCCCGCCGGTTGACCAGGGTCAGGTTTCCCTGGGCATCGGTTATAATGAGCCCTGACTGAAGGCTGTGGAACACATGATGTTGGATCTTCTCCAGTCGCCGGATATCCGCCTCTCTCTGATGAACCTTGGCCTGGACAAGAGTGATATCTCGAACGAGCCGCAGGGTCATAAGACCTACCAGAGAAAAGGCCCCCAGATCCAAAAAATAAAAGAAGACCTCCTCGGACCTAATCGCCCGGCCTCCTTTAAGAAGGGGAGGCCAATAAATGATGGTCAGACCCAGGGCCACCACGCCCATGGTCAGGTTGAGGCCACTGCGTCCCAGAAGGACGGCCGCAATAATGACCACCAGAGAGTAAAGAACAATAAAGGGGCTTTGAGGCCCACCGCTAACCCCTATTAGCAAGGTAATGAGAAAGGAGTCTCCCAAAACAAGGGCCCAGGCCAAACGATGAGCCGAGACCCCCATCTTGGAGGCCACCAAAATGGCCAGACTAAGGGCAAAGGAGGCGCCCACCACCCAGAAGAAGGCCTCATGGAAAAGATCCTTAAGGACAACTCCCCCGGCCAGAACTGCCAGTAAAATGACCAGCTTCAGGGCGTTGATAACCGAGAAACGAAACATTGGTGTTTTAGAGGTTGTATTTGGCCAGGCGATACCTGAAAGAACGAAAGTTGAGACCAAGTAGTTTGGCCGCCTCGGTCTTTACTCCGCCGGTGCGTTCAAGGGCCTGTTTGAGAAGATCCATCTCTATTTTGGCCAGAAGTTCCTCGAGATCCAACCCCTTCTCTGGCAAAGTAATACGAAAATCCTTCTGGCCGTTGTCCCCTTCCTCCTGACGTTTGCTCCGGGAAAGAACCAGACTTTCGGGCAGGATGAGGCTTCCCGTCTCCAGGGCCACCGAACGCTCAATGATATTTTCCAGCTCTCGAATATTTCCGGGGAAGTCGTATTCTTCCAAGGCCTTAAGGGCATAAGCTGAAATGCCCTCAACCTTTTTACCCATCTGACGGGCGTACTTGTCTAAGAAATATTGGACCAAAACCGGGATATCCTCTCGCCTCTCTCTTAGTGGCGGAACGTGAATGCTGATAACGTTTAGTCGGTAGTAGAGGTCCTCTCGAAAATTTCCGGCCAGAACCTCCTTTTCTAAATCCCGGTTGGTGGCCGAAATTATCCGGACGTCAACCTCGATCTCCTGGGTTTCTCCCAACGGAATAAAACTTTTCTGTTGGACAACCCGGAGAAGCTTTACCTGAAGCTCGGGTGGAAGCTCCCCTATCTCATCCAAAAAGATGGTTCCACCATGGGCCACGGCAAAAAGGCCCTTTTTCTCCCGGGTGGCCCCGGTAAAGGCCCCTCGGCTGTAACCAAAAAGCTCGCTTTCCAAGAGATTGGCCGGGATGCCACCGCAGTTGACAACCACAAAAGGGCGATCCTTCCGGGGACTCAAACGGTGAATGGCCCGGGCAATGAGCTCCTTACCCGTGCCTGACTCTCCAGTGATGAGAACATTAGACGGGGCCTGGGCTACCTTAGGCAGAAGGGAGAAGATCTTGCGCATGGCCGCACTCTTGGCCACCATGCCTTCAAACTGAACTATCTGCTCCCCCTTAGGCTCACCCTCGCGGCTCTTTTCGGCCTTCTTGAGGGCCCGGGCCACCGTCTCTCGAAGTTCAGAAAGGTTAAAGGGTTTGGTCACATAATCAAAGGCCCCCTCCCTCATGGCCGAAACGGCCGTATCCATAGAGGCAAAGGCCGTGATCATGATCACTGGAATCTGGGGCCAGCGGCCCTTGATCTCCTTAAGGAGAGAGAGGCCATCCATCTCCGGCATCCTGATATCGGCCAAAACCACATCTACAGGCTGCTTCTCCATGAGCTTAAGGGCCTCTTTGCCTGTCTCCGCGGTGAAGACCTGATACCCATCCTTGCTGAAGAGAATATCCAGAAACTGGCGCAGGCTCCTGTCATCATCAACAATGAGCAGATGGGCCATCATCTGCCTCCCTGTTATAAAATCCGGCGCTTCTCTTAAATTTTTGTCGTCAGAAAGGAACATTTTGTTAAATAATTTGTCACCCGTTGACGTTTTTTGTTATTAGGGAAGCGCAACTAGTAAGGCCCTTTATCAGGGGGGCAGAATTTCACCGCCTTTAGGTGGCGGCCGATTCTAGATAATATGCCCCAAAGAGAGATGACTTCCCGAGGCTCCGGACCCACAAGATTGGAACCCCTCTTTGAACTCTCCAAAAGCCGTGGAGACAGAGGCGGCCTTTGGGCCCTAGGGCTTTGCTTCCTGGCTGCGGCCGGTCTCTCTACAGAGGTTCTCCTTCAGATATACAAAGGGAAAAGCGTCTGTCCCAACGAGGTCTGTGCCCTGGTAGGAGAATACGTCCTTATCGGCGAGCGAGGGCTTATGACTATAGGGGCGGCTTTCTTCTGGATCCTCTTTGGCCTTATATTTTTTAGCCGCCGTTATCCCCGGCCCTGGCTTAAGGCCTTGCCCCAGATAGCCCTTCTGGGGGCCCTGGCCTTTGACGGCCTTCTTATGGGATTCCAGGTTTTTAAGATCCAGAAACTCTGTCTCATCTGTCTGGCCACGGCCTTAGTCCTTATCACCATTCATTTGGTTTATTCATTTGGTCTTAAAAGCTTTGCCGTAGCCGTAGCCGGACTGGCTGTCTGGACCGGGGCCTTTGCCGGCAATGGTCTTCTTAAGATGCCCCAGGGCCCTAAGGGCCCGGTTAACTTCGTTTTTTACAGTCTTCGGGCCACCAATGGGCCAGAATTCCCCCGTTTAACTCTGATCTTCAGTCTTCATTGTCCCCACTGCCTGAAGGTCATTGAAAGGCTCTCCGAAATCCCCCCTGGGGGCCTAAATCTCCGGCTGGCTACAGTAGATACTGACGCAGAGGCCTTAGAGAAGTTAAGTTCTTTCCTCAAAGAGGCCCCCAAAAGTGATCAGCCCCTCTCCCTACTTCTTAAACTTAAAAGAAGTGCTCCTTCCGAGAAGAAGGCCATCCCTGCCGGACTTGTCGCGGCCGCCCAGGCCGCCCGTGAGTTTCTCTTTGCCCAAGGCCTTTATGGGATCCCTGTCTTGATGGTGGAAGAGGGGCCTGACAGGCGTCTTATCTTAAGTGGAGAAGAGGCCATAATGACCTATCTCCAGCAGGTCTTCACTCCCGAAGGCTCAAACCAAGAGGGGCGATGAATTCTGCCACTTTATCCTCCCTGCCCTCAGCCAGCCACTGGGGGATAGGAGAGTAAGCCAGCTTTTTGAATATGGCCTCCCTCTCAGAGGCCGGAAGACCTCGAGAGAGAATCTCCCTGCGCCAGCGCCTCATTAACTCCAGAAACCTTCCCCACTCTGGCCCAAAAGACCCCTCAAGCTCTTCCCTTAGCCTTCTGGCCAGGGCCGGACTCGCTCCAGAGGTCGAGATGGCGATGGTTAAATCACCACTTTTGACCACCGAGGGAACAATAAAGCTACAATACTCCGGCTTATCCACCACATTGCAAGGGATTCCAAGGGCTTCGGCCTCGGAGAAGACCGCCTCCTGGACGGCTGGATCATCGGTGGCGGCAATAACCAGCCGCATTCCCCTGAGATCTCCCGGACGATAGCCCCGCATCTCCAGCTCAAGCCGACCTTCTTGGGCCGCCAGACGAATTTCTTCACAGACCTGGGGAGAAACCACCCTGACCTGAGCCTCTGCCTCAAGAAGGGAGGCTATCTTTCGAGCCGCCACCTGGCCACCGCCAACCACCAGGCACTTTTTACCCGCCAATTTGAGAAAGAGTGGATAGTACTTAATGGTCACCTCCTCAAAAAACGCCGCTTTAACAAGTAAGGTGGAAGGCCCCGGCCACCTTTTTCTTCTCTTGCCAGAGACGATTGAACAGATCCACTGCTCGGCCCGTAGGTAAGGCCTCAAACTCAATGGCCTCGCGCTTTAGGGCCTCTTCCACTTCTGGGCTGAGGCTCATAGCCCCATAGGCACCGGTGCCGATAACCAAAAACTCCGGATGGGCCTGGAGAATATCGGCAATATCTTCAGAAAAGAGACGGTGCCCCTCCTTACGCCACCAGTTGGGAACCACCTGGCCGTTTATTACCTTTAGGTCTCGAGAATAGATTTTGCCGGCAATTTTCATCTGACCAAAGCTATAGGCCTCAATCATCGCCCCCTCCTAAAACCAGACTGTCAAAAGCCAGAGGACCCCGGAGACAAAGGCCAAAGCAAGCATGGTCGGCCCTCCGACCCTCAGGCCACCAAAGACCAAAGAATACAGCCCCTTGGCCAGATTATTACTTATAGAGGCCACCACAATGGCCATTTCAATCTCCCGCTGCCCCACTGCCTGATATTTGCCCTGAATTATACCTAAAATGAAGGGGTCAATATCTACAAACCCGATGATACTGGCCAGATAGTGAAGCCCGTATTCTCCGTAGCGTGAGAGCGTCCACCGGGTAATGGCCACCACGGCCACAAAAAGAATAGCAAAAAGGAGGGCCGCCGTCAGCTCAAGGGGGTTCTCTGGACGATCCGAGGGAGTACTCCGGGAAGGGCAGTGACAGAGTCTGTCAAGGATGAGACCGGCCAAACCGGCCAGGCCGGCCACAGCCAAAAAATAGGGGCTAAGGGTCAACCCCAGAGAAAGGTTGAAAAGGCTTACCAGAACCGCCAGACGAAGATACATGGCCCCGGTGGCCAGAACAATGGGGCCCACGGCCTGAGGGCCTTTAATCCTTCTGGCCATAACCACCGTGGTGGCCGTGGAGGAATACACGCCTCCCAGGAAGCCTGAGAGAAGAAGTCCTCTTACCGGGAAAACATAGG from Thermosulfuriphilus ammonigenes encodes the following:
- a CDS encoding TlyA family RNA methyltransferase, giving the protein MKVRGSLSRQRLDKLLVQRGLFESRQKAQAAIMAGQVFVEGQRVDKAGALVPEEARVEVRGPVCPYVSRGGLKLEAAIEAFGISVAGKRALDVGASTGGFTDCLLKRGAARVYAVDVGYGQLHWRLRQDPRVVVLERTNARYLRLKDLGELVDLAVIDVSFISLTKIIPAVKKLVVPGGDIIALIKPQFEVGRGEVGRGGVVKDPQKHRKVISRLQDFFAAEGLEDKGLIPSPILGPKGNREFLIWLKVPA
- the dnaJ gene encoding molecular chaperone DnaJ, with translation MIKKDLYEILGVSPEATQEEIKKAYRRLARKYHPDLNPGDKEAERRFKEINEAYEVLSDPKKRAEYDQLRQAASAHTFTTPEGETAYDFSGLFEEGGLGGFADLFEDLFGFETRSHRPRRGEDIMARVEVDLRDAALGREIEVEVPYRGPCPTCGGQGLDPTDTGSSCPACGGQGKKDIRQKGMRVIQICSHCGGSGRIRTKPCPTCRGTGVSGHRERIKIKVPPGVKEGDTIRIPGKGAPGIMGGPPGDLYVQFVIRPDPLFERRGDDLYVKVPVDIFTATLGGEVVVPTIDGQVKMKIPPGTQCGQKFRLKGKGLPRARGGRGDEYAEIMIRVPTHLSPEAKKLFEELKSKIHP
- the xseA gene encoding exodeoxyribonuclease VII large subunit, with protein sequence MPDSLENLIPSPPLAEGALETDETLEPRVFTVSELTRVLKDLLEGAFPFVWVEGEVSNLRVPSSGHVYFSLKDEMAQIQVVLFRREAAKVRFPLKDGLRILCLGRLSLYEPRGQYQLIATIVEPRGAGAMMMAFEELKERLRREGLFDPSRKKSLPLVPSRVGLITSPTGAAVHDFLRVSRGRFPGGQIIIYPTRVQGQEAAGEICQALDFFNLHLPVDVIVICRGGGSLEDLWAFNDEALARAVARSRIPVVSAVGHEVDFTICDFVADHRAPTPTAAAQMVFPDHGELKERLRALERRLQDLVLEGLRGHRQTLKVLTLRLKDPRRRLVEKRLRLEAATSALERSIVRYLATKKARLKALEHRLEALSPYGILSRGYSLVEILPQGRLLTEADQVRPGDLLRLKLKKGRVLCRVLESQS
- a CDS encoding M23 family metallopeptidase, whose translation is MSRFGISVLIVCLLLSAGAKAIEAPSAVAPGEAFLLRVPGRAKEACLLKHCFPLVSLGPEARGFVAVPYGASPGRAVLEVHFASGKRARVGLNIIPKTFPEEHLKLPPKMVTFDKKTLARIKRERARLLEALKPVTREEPYLGPFVRPVEGRLSSPFGLRRILNGQPRSPHMGVDFAAPEGTPVVAFGDGQVVLTGDFYLSGRTVVINHGLGLYSIYCHLKEIVVTEGDKVRRGQRIGLVGRTGRVTGPHLHFGVSLTGLRVDPLSLITLRPFSVRKETSHGTEGL
- a CDS encoding polyprenyl synthetase family protein translates to MSSSDLIRYLSSLKALVDEALDHYLPRPEGGAAPVIEAMRYSVFAGGKRLRPILLLTAAATKNEDLKVYLPAACALECIHTYSLIHDDLPAMDDDDLRRGRPTCHKRFGEALAILAGDALLTLAFELLSLKELVARVGPLAALETISLVAQAAGVAGMVGGQTADILAEGREIAPEELKFIHFHKTAALIQASVVAGGVLAGCNSRELGALRLYGEKIGLAFQIVDDILDITGDEALLGKPVGSDLRHGKPTYPQMFGLQAARDQAYKLVSEAEKALEPLGDRGDVLKAIARYIVERKM
- a CDS encoding exodeoxyribonuclease VII small subunit; translated protein: MELKDFEAGLQSLEKIVSELESEGLSLEDSLKKFEEGIRLSRALNQMLDEAERKVELLIGQPDGQVEFIPFPEESGE
- the dxs gene encoding 1-deoxy-D-xylulose-5-phosphate synthase; protein product: MTRILDRIDSPKDLKRLRLPELRELAREIRETIIQTVSENGGHLAPNLGTVELTLAIHYVFDAPQDRIVWDVGHQAYAHKLVTGRRDVFHTLRTYGGISGFPKRSESPYDALDTGHSSTSISAGLGMAVAMELQGKPGRVVVVIGDGSMTAGLAFEGLNNTGHIRKNLIVILNDNEMSISPNVGALSSFLSRKLTGRVATRVKKELEGFFRNLPGGDQIVHILKRSEDTLKGFLTPGMLFEALNFEYVGPLPGHRLDVLIPTLKNVKELEGPVLVHVLTKKGKGYPPAEEEPERFHGLGPFDVVTGRPRRKGPRPPDYTQVFGQTMIRLAEEEPRLVAITAAMPTGTGLKDFARRFPERFFDVGICEQHAVTFAAGLAIEGLIPVCAIYSTFLQRSFDQIIHDVCLTKQHVIFALDRGGIVGEDGPTHQGQFDLSYLRLIPNMVVMAPKDENELQHMLYTAMVYRGPIALRYPRGSGVGVSLDWELKAIPIGRAEVLREGQDILVLAIGATVWPALKAAEELSSQGVSVTVVNARFAKPLDEELILDLAQGHDRLMTIEENSLIGGFGSAVAELLADRRLSVPLMRLGIPDVFVEHGSPAILRDKLGLTTPKIKDSILNFLSSEGPRLIVSPAS